Genomic DNA from Desulfonema ishimotonii:
TGCCGGTGGTTTCTGAGGCCTTCCGGGCCTTGTCCGCTGAAAAAAACGGTGTTTCAAAGCTGACCCATTCCACATAAATCCCCTGTCTGCGGAGGGCCAGTCCTGCCAGTATGCTGTCGAGGCCACCGGAACTCAGTCCCAGGGCACGGGCTTTCTTTTGATCTGAATCCATGATACAGAAGCGTTCCTCCTGTGTTTTCTGCCCGGAGGGGCAGGTTGTGAAAATAAAGAAAAATTAAAAGGTTGAACCGAATGAAAGAAAAAGCGGATGTCGGAAAAATATGCCGCATTTTAAGAATGACTTACCCGGATGTCAAGACACAGCTTGACCATCGGGATGCCTTTGAAATGCTGATTGCAACGATTCTGTCCGCTCAATGTACGGACAGGCAGGTCAATTCCGTAACGCCGGCGCTGTTCAGGGCTTTCCCGGAACCGGAACGCCTTGCCGAAGCCGCTCTGCCGGAGATTGAGGCGCTGGTTTATGCCACCGGCTTTTACCGGAACAAGGCCGGAAACATTAAAAACTGTGCCAAAGCCCTTGTTGGGGAGTTCGGCGGACAGGTGCCCGATACGCTGGAAGCACTGGTCCGGCTTCCCGGTGTGGGCCGGAAGACGGCCAACGTGGTGCTGGGCGAGATCTTCGGGAAACCGACTATTGTGGTGGACACCCATGTCCGGCGGATTTCAAACCGGCTGGGTCTGACACAGAACAGCGATCCGACCAAAATTGAATTCGATCTGATGGCGGTCATTCCCGAAGACGAGTGGAATGATTTCGGCCTCCGGCTGATCTATTTTGGCCGGGAAATCTGTGTGGCCCGGAAGCCGAAATGCCCGGAGTGTCCGCTGCGGGATCTGTGCGATTATCCTGAAAAGACAATGAAATAAAGGCGTGACCTGTGCCTTTTGAATCCGCGCTTCCCGGCGTTCAGATCTCAGAAGCTGTTTTAAAAATATTTTCGGAGTGCAAAAGTTAAGCCCCGAAGGGGCGGTCTTTTGCAGGATCTGCGAAAAACCGGCCTCCGGCCTTAATTTTCGCACTCCGTTTCTGAGTCGCTGGTATTTTAAAACAGCTTCTCAGGCCTGAAAAGCCCCGAAAGCAGAAGGTGACGCCCTGTTAAAATTCGGGTGTGTCCCGTTTTTTGCACAAAGCTGGCGGCTGCCGCAGTGGCAGTAGGGTGGGTACGTCTTTTTGTGCCCACCGGTTTCCTGAAACCCGGTGGACACGGTAAGGCATTGTGTCCACCCTACCGGGCTGAATAAAAGCATCTGACAACATCAGATGAAACAGGGTCGCAGAGATGAACCCGTAAAAAATATGGAAACCCGTCATTCAACCCCTGACTGTACAAACGTTAATTTACTATTATATTTATGTTTTCTATTCTCAAAAAAATTCTGAATCACCTGTCTCACCACCCGGAAGCGAAGACCTCCGGCGAAAAAGAAGTAGCAGAGGGCGGTGCCTCCGAAGCGGGGAAATCCGCAGAAATTCAGACCCGAAAAATAAAAACCCGGAATAAGCCCCGGAAATCCGGTGGCGGACAGAAACAAAAGTGTACCCGGACGGCACAGAAAAAACCGCCGGAAGTGCCTGAAATCAGGGCGACCAGAAAACAGAAGTCCGGCAGCCTGCCGAAAAAGCCGTCTCCGAAGAAATCCCATAAGGTGGTCAACAGGCACGGCATCCCCGTGCT
This window encodes:
- the nth gene encoding endonuclease III: MKEKADVGKICRILRMTYPDVKTQLDHRDAFEMLIATILSAQCTDRQVNSVTPALFRAFPEPERLAEAALPEIEALVYATGFYRNKAGNIKNCAKALVGEFGGQVPDTLEALVRLPGVGRKTANVVLGEIFGKPTIVVDTHVRRISNRLGLTQNSDPTKIEFDLMAVIPEDEWNDFGLRLIYFGREICVARKPKCPECPLRDLCDYPEKTMK